A region of Macrobrachium nipponense isolate FS-2020 chromosome 7, ASM1510439v2, whole genome shotgun sequence DNA encodes the following proteins:
- the LOC135217577 gene encoding uncharacterized protein K02A2.6-like, translating to MTQGDVSMQHKGMACCDQTDKVDFEIDSGSHVSTICQSDAARAGVVISPTKHRVRGYSGNAKKLCGETYSDVKHTVSFNVISDARPIFARARPVPLHLQSKVKEELDSLTTSSKISKVYSSDWASSTVNVMKDENNIRICGDFSVTVNKFLDPVQTSLPSIDEVIAQVGSATVFSKIDLAHAFLQLPLDEESKKYTTINTCEGLYRYNYLPFGLWASPGIFHSFMLQLLNEIHDVIIYQDDLLILSPNVDEHTVTLRDLQLYNPGYETVGKRQFRIWDCSCTDAM from the exons ATGACCCAGGGAGATGTGTCAATGCAGCATAAGGGGATGGCGTGCTGTGACCAGACGGAT AAAGTCGATTTTGAAATTGATAGTGGAAGTCATGTTTCTACAATATGTCAAAGTGATGCAGCCAGAGCAGGTGTGGTTATTTCTCCAACAAAACATCGTGTTCGTGGATACAGTGGAAATGCTAAAAAGTTATGTGGAGAAACTTAT TCTGATGTCAAGCATACTGTCTCTTTTAATGTCATATCTGATGCAAGGCCAATTTTTGCAAGAGCTCGACCTGTTCCATTGCATTTACAAAGTAAGGTAAAAGAAGAGCTTGACAGCTTAACTACTAGTAGTAAAATATCTAAGGTATATTCCAGCGATTGGGCTTCATCCACAGTTAATGTTATGAAGGATGAGAATAACATTCGAATATGTGGTGATTTTTCGGTTACAGTGAATAAATTCCTCGATCCAGTGCAGACTTCATTACCCTCCATTGATGAGGTCATTGCACAAGTTGGCTCTGCAACAGTTTTCTCTAAAATTGATTTGGCACATGCATTTTTACAGTTGCCGTTAGATGAAGAATCTAAGAAATATACAACAATTAATACTTGTGAAGGGTTGTATCGATACAATTACCTCCCATTTGGCTTATGGGCTAGTCCCGGTATATTCCATTCATTTATGTTACAGTTATTGAATGAGATTCATGATGTGATTATTTACCAGGATGATCTACTCATTTTGTCTCCTAATGTTGATGAGCATACTGTTACCTTGAG GGATCTACAGTTGTATAATCCAGGTTATGAAACTGTTGGAAAGAGACAGTTCAGGATATGGGATTGCTCCTGCACTGATGCAATGTAA